Proteins encoded by one window of Companilactobacillus ginsenosidimutans:
- a CDS encoding ABC transporter permease: protein MKPLTKNMFREIKQSKGRFIAIILIIMLGVLIFVGVKAAGPSLNDSLNKTVTGKHLSDVQMISSSGFTQKDIKLAESVSGAKAETAYYKQVVGGKDQVAVSLYGYDKSSKQNQLIIRSGRLPRHQNEIVLDQAAKLNYHYKLGQNFSFAKSANLKSASYKIVGFVSSPQYIDSQARGSSNVGDGTVRMFAYLYPEQMKMPFATQMNVRFNSLQSKNTFNDSYKDAVDDKLSALKKAFKGRAKVRSNEVFGASLKQVQSQQAQLDQAKAQLEAAKFAGADVSAQEATLKEQQQQLTDASDKLSKQATSSYTWQTRDDLPGFSAFGESSDRIAAIANVFPVFFFLIAALITFTTITRMIEEARGQIGTFKALGYTKWEIAKNYFYYALTAGLIGTILGAVIGNESLPRIVLALYKQYIPLNWDVKFQWGIILLSLLFALISTVGAAMFVVRQELSEGPAALMRPKAPKSAKKILMERIKPLWNHLSFNQKVSYRNLFRFKSRMLMTIIGIAGGTALILTGFGIQNSIGASGTQQYDKIFDYQAVVRLSGNNPDRALKVLESDKQYNRNVQINATTGNVSANGEKVDDVNFYTPEDKTFSKYVELKDLSGKRLNLSNDGVIVTKKMASILGVEKGDTIKVAKSNGDGGDIKVAGVTQNYVGHYMYLNKYTYTKIFGDAPKTNTLLVNLKSQTTKHRNHLANKLLKSGGVMGTSYTYDQQSMISKMTTALNPIVWIFILLSGVLSFVVLYNLTNINVSERIRELSTIKVLGFYNNEVTMYIVRENIILTILGIAVGYGVGNLLTTYILHQASTELVVFPLTISLMGYITATILMIVFTIIVMSITHQRLKHIDMIGALKSTE from the coding sequence ATGAAACCATTGACTAAAAACATGTTTCGAGAAATTAAGCAGTCAAAAGGCCGTTTTATCGCCATTATTTTGATTATTATGTTGGGTGTTTTAATCTTCGTCGGAGTTAAAGCAGCTGGCCCAAGTTTGAATGATTCACTCAATAAAACCGTGACAGGGAAGCATTTATCAGATGTACAAATGATTTCCTCGTCTGGATTCACTCAAAAAGATATTAAACTTGCGGAAAGTGTCAGTGGTGCTAAAGCTGAGACAGCCTATTACAAGCAAGTCGTCGGTGGAAAGGACCAGGTCGCAGTCTCACTTTATGGATACGACAAGAGTTCCAAACAGAATCAGTTAATCATACGAAGTGGACGTCTGCCCAGACACCAGAATGAAATCGTCTTGGATCAGGCCGCCAAGCTCAATTACCACTACAAGCTGGGACAAAATTTTTCATTTGCGAAGTCGGCTAATTTGAAATCAGCTTCATATAAAATAGTTGGATTCGTTAGTTCCCCACAATATATCGATAGCCAGGCGCGTGGTTCGAGTAATGTGGGTGATGGCACGGTCAGGATGTTTGCTTATCTGTATCCGGAACAAATGAAGATGCCTTTTGCGACTCAAATGAATGTGCGATTTAATAGTTTGCAAAGTAAAAATACTTTTAACGACAGTTATAAGGATGCTGTGGATGACAAATTGTCAGCTTTGAAAAAAGCCTTTAAGGGTCGGGCAAAAGTTAGAAGTAATGAAGTGTTTGGTGCAAGTTTGAAACAGGTTCAATCTCAACAAGCTCAGTTAGATCAAGCAAAGGCCCAATTAGAGGCAGCTAAATTTGCTGGAGCGGATGTTTCTGCACAAGAGGCAACTCTCAAAGAACAACAGCAACAATTGACTGATGCTTCAGACAAGTTATCTAAACAGGCAACATCAAGCTATACTTGGCAAACTCGCGACGACTTGCCCGGATTTTCAGCGTTTGGTGAAAGCTCAGACAGAATTGCTGCGATTGCCAACGTCTTTCCAGTGTTCTTCTTCTTGATTGCCGCTCTGATTACTTTCACGACAATTACTCGAATGATTGAAGAAGCCCGTGGACAGATTGGTACCTTCAAGGCTTTAGGCTATACAAAGTGGGAAATTGCTAAGAATTATTTCTACTATGCTTTGACGGCTGGACTTATCGGGACAATCCTTGGTGCTGTGATTGGAAACGAGAGTTTACCTCGAATAGTTTTGGCGTTATACAAGCAGTACATTCCGCTTAATTGGGATGTTAAATTCCAATGGGGAATTATTTTACTATCCCTATTGTTCGCTTTAATATCGACTGTTGGTGCGGCTATGTTTGTTGTGCGCCAAGAATTGTCGGAAGGACCTGCCGCATTGATGCGTCCAAAGGCTCCCAAATCAGCTAAGAAAATTTTGATGGAACGAATTAAACCTCTTTGGAATCATCTTAGTTTTAATCAGAAAGTTAGTTATCGTAATCTATTCAGATTTAAGTCAAGGATGTTGATGACTATCATAGGTATTGCTGGTGGTACGGCGCTAATTTTGACTGGATTTGGAATTCAAAATTCGATTGGAGCCAGTGGTACTCAACAATACGATAAGATTTTTGACTATCAAGCTGTTGTCAGGCTTTCTGGCAATAATCCCGATAGGGCATTAAAAGTGTTGGAATCTGACAAGCAATATAACCGCAACGTACAAATTAATGCCACAACTGGAAATGTGTCTGCTAACGGAGAAAAGGTTGATGACGTCAATTTTTATACTCCGGAAGATAAAACTTTTTCTAAATATGTTGAACTGAAAGATTTATCTGGTAAAAGGCTTAACTTGTCTAATGACGGAGTTATTGTCACTAAAAAAATGGCGTCGATTCTTGGTGTCGAAAAGGGTGACACGATTAAAGTCGCTAAATCGAATGGTGACGGTGGTGATATTAAAGTTGCTGGAGTGACTCAAAATTATGTTGGCCACTATATGTATTTGAATAAGTATACTTATACCAAGATATTTGGAGATGCGCCAAAGACTAATACTTTGCTGGTTAATTTGAAGTCGCAAACAACTAAACATCGTAACCATTTAGCTAATAAGTTGCTGAAGAGCGGTGGTGTGATGGGAACTAGTTACACCTATGATCAGCAGTCGATGATTTCAAAAATGACGACAGCGTTGAACCCAATTGTGTGGATCTTCATTCTGTTATCAGGTGTGTTGTCATTCGTTGTTCTTTACAACTTAACTAATATTAATGTATCTGAACGGATTAGAGAACTTTCAACAATCAAAGTTCTTGGGTTCTACAATAATGAAGTCACGATGTATATTGTCAGGGAAAATATTATTTTGACGATTCTCGGAATTGCCGTAGGATATGGTGTTGGAAACCTTCTTACCACCTACATTCTTCATCAAGCCTCGACGGAACTGGTGGTATTCCCACTGACAATTAGTTTAATGGGATATATTACAGCGACAATTTTGATGATAGTTTTCACGATTATTGTCATGTCAATTACTCATCAACGACTGAAACACATCGATATGATTGGTGCATTGAAGTCTACTGAATAA
- a CDS encoding endonuclease III domain-containing protein has protein sequence MSKKISIRELFEILQKQLGRQNWWPAQSTEEMLTGMVLIQNTNWKNVDRSLANLRDETNFDLDKLLSLDIDKLKELIQPSGFFNGKAEYLRSLLTAYRDNFSAWSKLSTPDLRKKLLGLKGIGNETADVLLLYYFDRSTFVADHYTMRLFKKMKAFDNKPTYMQLKKAVEFDFKFTPDEASEFHALLDEFGKLKSDFFDDYTLVLPTTI, from the coding sequence TTGTCCAAAAAGATTAGTATCAGAGAATTATTTGAAATTTTACAAAAACAATTAGGGCGTCAAAATTGGTGGCCAGCACAAAGTACTGAAGAAATGTTAACCGGAATGGTTTTAATTCAAAACACTAACTGGAAAAATGTTGATCGTTCGCTGGCAAACTTACGAGATGAAACTAATTTTGATTTAGACAAACTGCTTTCCCTAGATATTGATAAATTGAAAGAACTAATCCAACCTTCAGGATTCTTTAACGGTAAAGCTGAATACTTACGTTCCCTGTTAACCGCCTATCGAGATAACTTCTCTGCTTGGTCAAAACTTTCTACTCCTGACTTACGAAAAAAATTATTAGGATTAAAAGGAATTGGCAATGAAACCGCAGATGTATTATTGCTATATTATTTTGATAGATCAACCTTTGTGGCCGACCACTATACGATGCGTCTGTTCAAAAAAATGAAGGCCTTCGACAACAAACCGACATATATGCAGCTCAAAAAAGCTGTCGAGTTCGATTTCAAGTTCACTCCCGACGAAGCCAGCGAGTTCCATGCTTTACTGGATGAGTTTGGCAAACTTAAAAGTGATTTCTTTGATGACTATACCTTGGTATTACCAACTACAATTTAA
- a CDS encoding iron chaperone gives MTALNDYISTLDNDDDKALAKRMNEIISEALPDAQTRISYGLLGYYQPKQVCFFGINKAHVGFYPTDKPIDHFREEIQPYLHGKTTLHFKKDVDDFPVELIQNIAKWNLNN, from the coding sequence ATGACTGCATTAAATGATTATATATCAACTTTGGATAACGATGATGACAAAGCACTCGCAAAGCGGATGAATGAAATTATCTCTGAAGCTTTGCCTGATGCTCAAACTCGTATTTCTTATGGGTTACTAGGTTATTATCAACCTAAACAAGTTTGTTTCTTTGGCATCAACAAAGCTCATGTTGGGTTTTATCCAACAGATAAACCAATTGATCACTTTCGTGAGGAAATTCAGCCGTATTTACATGGGAAAACTACACTTCATTTTAAAAAAGATGTCGATGATTTTCCAGTAGAATTGATTCAAAATATAGCAAAGTGGAATTTAAATAATTGA
- a CDS encoding M13-type metalloendopeptidase encodes MKHRGSIFICGAALAILLGITSVQTAQADITSDQTNGTTENVVSTQADTSTTTTDTAKSNTSQQNDKQYPGGDWSVDPTTATAQENYYYYVNGKWQESTKIPADKQAVGVTDDMQNTVTTKMTNDLNAFASGQKQAGSTQLQQAVDFYQKAKDTYKQKQAGYADINKDIKSISSMKDYDDFNQNLVEFSKEGFALPFDIGVEPGLKDSTKHILYFNAPGTILPDRSYYDNDDDGTAMLSAYSESASKMLELVGYNESDINKTVEQALAFDRLIAKNTSDPSNAIDDPDAFYKPMDAIKFAKSFKSLKLGDYVQALFPTNTADLDIYDKKYFGSFNNLVNKNNFEMIKSWMVVRLLTDNAQLLGKDATAATAPYVEKYKGISQLPNDQKRAYTLTGNNFEQILSEYYGKTYFGEAAKKDATRLIDNILSVYHDRISNNTWLSDTTKQNALDKLARITLKVAYPETVPNDYKGITISKTESLYDTVKDLNAAEFQTALNNFDKKVDKSIWSMPSYLVNAQYDPQSNDLTIPAAILQAPFYSTDQTDSQNYGGIGATIGHEISHAFDNSGAQFDKYGNLDNWWTPADYDKFQALTKEMAAEWNGIPYAGGTVDGDSTVGENMADNGGLNTALQAAKAEPNFNAEEFFETWAKSWKFKGTPAYEKYLLAVDVHAPQPLRASVALQNLDDFYTTYNIKEGDSMWLSPSSRVHIW; translated from the coding sequence ATGAAACATAGGGGAAGTATATTTATATGTGGAGCAGCTTTGGCCATTTTATTGGGGATAACATCGGTTCAAACTGCACAGGCTGATATAACATCAGACCAGACTAATGGCACAACTGAAAATGTTGTTTCAACTCAAGCTGATACAAGTACCACAACTACCGACACCGCCAAGTCGAATACTAGTCAACAAAATGATAAGCAATATCCTGGTGGAGATTGGAGTGTTGATCCAACTACAGCAACTGCTCAGGAAAATTATTACTACTATGTTAATGGTAAATGGCAAGAATCAACTAAGATTCCAGCTGATAAACAAGCGGTTGGGGTGACTGATGACATGCAAAATACGGTCACAACAAAGATGACTAATGATTTAAATGCATTTGCCAGTGGTCAGAAACAAGCTGGTTCTACTCAATTGCAACAAGCTGTTGACTTCTATCAAAAGGCTAAGGATACATATAAACAAAAACAAGCCGGATATGCCGATATTAATAAGGATATTAAGTCTATTTCATCTATGAAAGATTACGATGATTTCAATCAAAATTTGGTGGAATTTAGCAAAGAAGGCTTCGCTCTTCCTTTCGATATTGGAGTTGAACCTGGATTGAAAGATTCAACAAAGCATATTTTGTATTTCAACGCCCCTGGTACAATTTTGCCTGACCGGTCTTATTACGACAATGATGATGACGGAACTGCAATGTTGTCAGCTTACTCAGAATCAGCTTCTAAAATGTTGGAATTAGTTGGATACAACGAATCTGACATTAACAAAACAGTTGAGCAGGCATTAGCTTTCGACCGGTTAATTGCCAAGAATACGTCGGATCCAAGTAATGCAATCGACGACCCAGATGCATTCTACAAACCAATGGATGCAATTAAGTTTGCTAAATCATTTAAATCATTAAAACTTGGAGATTATGTCCAAGCTCTTTTCCCAACTAACACTGCCGATTTAGATATTTATGATAAAAAATATTTTGGCTCATTCAACAATTTGGTTAATAAGAATAATTTCGAGATGATTAAATCTTGGATGGTCGTCAGACTATTAACTGATAATGCTCAATTATTGGGTAAAGATGCTACAGCTGCTACCGCACCATATGTTGAGAAATATAAGGGTATATCGCAACTCCCAAATGATCAAAAACGTGCTTACACTTTGACTGGGAATAATTTTGAACAAATTTTAAGCGAATACTATGGAAAAACTTATTTTGGCGAAGCAGCTAAAAAAGATGCTACTCGTCTTATTGATAATATTTTAAGTGTTTATCACGATAGAATATCCAATAATACCTGGTTAAGTGATACAACTAAGCAAAATGCTCTTGATAAATTGGCTAGGATTACCTTGAAAGTTGCTTATCCTGAGACAGTTCCTAATGATTATAAAGGTATAACTATTTCTAAAACTGAGAGTCTATACGATACTGTGAAAGATTTGAACGCGGCTGAATTTCAAACTGCTCTAAATAACTTTGATAAAAAAGTTGATAAGTCTATTTGGAGTATGCCAAGTTATTTGGTTAATGCTCAATATGACCCACAAAGTAATGACCTCACAATTCCTGCTGCCATTTTGCAAGCACCATTTTATTCAACTGATCAAACGGATAGCCAAAATTATGGTGGTATAGGTGCCACAATTGGACATGAAATTTCTCATGCCTTCGATAATTCTGGTGCTCAATTTGATAAGTACGGCAACTTGGATAACTGGTGGACCCCTGCTGATTATGACAAGTTCCAAGCTCTTACCAAAGAGATGGCTGCTGAATGGAATGGTATTCCATATGCAGGTGGTACGGTTGATGGTGATTCGACTGTTGGTGAAAATATGGCTGATAATGGTGGTTTGAATACTGCCTTACAAGCGGCTAAAGCCGAACCAAACTTTAACGCTGAAGAATTTTTCGAAACCTGGGCTAAGAGTTGGAAATTCAAGGGGACTCCTGCTTATGAGAAATATTTGTTAGCCGTTGATGTACATGCTCCACAGCCATTACGTGCTAGTGTTGCGCTACAAAATCTTGACGATTTCTATACGACTTATAACATTAAAGAGGGCGACTCAATGTGGTTGTCACCAAGTTCTAGAGTTCATATTTGGTAA
- a CDS encoding NlpC/P60 family protein, whose protein sequence is MKISHKVIIFSNLVLAGVSVGIMQNNAKADTATSDNQTAQVAQVQAATATESTATVSANAADTQTSSSDELTATQVQAPQANVQAATDANTQAGEQPTDQPIATKIDGGVVTVGNQQASLYDGNGNKLSVSIAPNSGWITDQKLSTQAGDTYYRVSTDAYANGNDVTLTFGNNKSGVVRVKGWGAKTYNRNDSGFSDASNGNLAANTSWQFNKTNDLNGITYYQVGTNLWINSNDATDAPAYSNPAGWLQIHNTQIQPEGTVGYDLYNGVEGIKVYLVRKLFGYSNSHTIYDGNVINSVRSFQAKAGLPVTGVTDLATWKAMGYSEDSWYGIDSYIAPLLTNENSSRSDHIEAMITQAKKYIGQPWVSGAASSPDYGVDCSGLVTQAMYAAGIDPSPVGSIQHAQPGHEWNSRDMWADWRMPHIAASQRQRGDLVFFTDPSTGIIWHVGILLDANTMIDSWPGTVGTSSIYSGKGNIAGYARVFS, encoded by the coding sequence ATGAAAATTAGTCATAAAGTAATTATTTTTAGTAACTTGGTTCTTGCTGGAGTATCAGTTGGAATTATGCAAAATAACGCTAAGGCAGATACTGCCACAAGCGACAATCAAACTGCTCAAGTTGCTCAAGTTCAAGCTGCTACTGCAACAGAATCTACTGCAACTGTTTCTGCTAATGCTGCAGATACACAAACAAGTTCATCAGATGAGTTAACTGCTACACAAGTTCAAGCTCCACAAGCAAATGTGCAGGCTGCAACTGATGCCAACACACAAGCTGGTGAACAGCCAACTGATCAACCTATTGCTACAAAGATTGACGGTGGTGTTGTTACGGTTGGTAACCAACAAGCATCATTATATGATGGAAATGGAAACAAGCTATCTGTAAGTATTGCTCCAAATTCTGGATGGATCACTGATCAAAAGCTTTCTACACAAGCTGGTGATACTTATTATCGTGTAAGTACTGACGCCTACGCAAATGGGAATGACGTTACACTAACTTTTGGTAACAATAAGAGTGGTGTTGTTCGTGTTAAAGGTTGGGGTGCCAAAACTTACAATCGTAATGATTCAGGATTCTCTGATGCAAGTAACGGTAATTTAGCTGCTAATACTAGCTGGCAATTCAACAAAACTAACGATTTGAATGGTATTACTTATTACCAAGTTGGAACAAATCTTTGGATTAATTCAAACGATGCTACTGATGCTCCTGCTTATTCAAATCCTGCTGGTTGGCTTCAAATTCACAATACTCAAATTCAACCCGAAGGTACTGTAGGTTACGATTTGTACAATGGCGTTGAAGGTATCAAGGTTTACCTTGTTAGAAAGCTATTTGGTTATTCAAACAGCCACACTATTTATGATGGAAATGTTATCAACTCTGTTAGAAGTTTCCAAGCTAAAGCTGGTCTACCTGTAACTGGTGTTACTGATTTGGCTACTTGGAAAGCTATGGGTTATTCCGAAGATTCATGGTACGGAATTGATTCATACATCGCACCACTTTTGACAAATGAAAACAGCTCACGTTCAGATCACATTGAAGCAATGATTACTCAAGCCAAGAAGTATATTGGTCAACCTTGGGTTTCAGGTGCTGCAAGTTCACCAGACTATGGTGTTGATTGTTCTGGATTAGTTACGCAAGCAATGTACGCAGCTGGAATTGACCCATCACCAGTTGGTTCAATTCAACACGCTCAACCTGGTCACGAATGGAATAGTCGTGACATGTGGGCCGACTGGAGAATGCCACACATTGCCGCTTCACAAAGACAACGTGGTGATTTAGTATTCTTCACCGATCCATCAACAGGAATCATTTGGCATGTTGGTATCTTGTTAGACGCTAACACAATGATTGATTCATGGCCTGGAACAGTTGGAACATCATCAATTTATTCAGGAAAAGGTAATATTGCCGGTTATGCAAGAGTATTTTCATAA
- a CDS encoding ABC transporter ATP-binding protein encodes MAYIEVKNEFKRYQMGETEIIANNDLTFDIEQGKLTVILGPSGAGKSTVLNILGGMDTPSDGQVIVDGTDIATFSERQLTEYRRNDVGFVFQFYNLIPNLTTKENVELASAIVKDALDATEVLNQVGLSGRIENFPSQLSGGEQQRVAIARALAKNPKLLLCDEPTGALDYETGKQVLTLLQDASHKNNKTVVIITHNSALAAMADRIIKINDAKVRSVKDNPTPTPVQDIEW; translated from the coding sequence ATGGCATATATTGAGGTTAAAAATGAGTTCAAACGGTATCAAATGGGTGAAACTGAGATTATTGCAAACAATGATCTGACTTTTGATATAGAACAAGGAAAGTTGACGGTTATTCTTGGACCTAGTGGTGCCGGAAAGTCGACAGTTTTGAATATTTTGGGAGGGATGGATACTCCTAGTGACGGTCAGGTTATCGTTGATGGAACTGATATTGCAACATTTTCTGAACGTCAACTGACTGAATATCGTCGTAATGATGTTGGATTTGTTTTCCAGTTTTATAATTTGATTCCCAATTTAACCACTAAAGAAAATGTTGAGCTTGCCTCGGCGATTGTTAAGGATGCACTCGATGCAACTGAAGTTTTAAACCAAGTGGGCTTGAGTGGAAGAATTGAAAACTTTCCTTCGCAATTATCTGGTGGGGAGCAACAACGTGTAGCCATCGCTCGTGCTTTGGCTAAAAATCCCAAGCTATTATTGTGTGATGAACCGACCGGTGCCTTGGATTATGAAACTGGTAAACAAGTTTTGACCTTGTTGCAAGATGCCTCCCACAAAAATAATAAAACGGTTGTCATTATTACTCATAACTCCGCATTAGCTGCCATGGCTGACCGAATCATTAAGATAAATGATGCAAAAGTGAGATCTGTAAAAGATAATCCAACTCCAACTCCAGTTCAAGATATAGAGTGGTAG